Sequence from the [Bacteroides] pectinophilus genome:
TGCCGTATATTCTGAGAGAATCAAGCTTGCCAAGCATGCAGGCATGCAGGTAATGGAACTTTACCGCAGGAATATAAGACCGAGAGATATCATGACTAAGGAAGCAATCCTCAACGCACTTACTGTAGATATGGCACTTGGATGTTCTACAAACAGCATGCTTCACCTCCCTGCGATTGCTCATGAAGTTGGATTTGATTTTGATATAGCATTTGCTAACCCGATAAGTGAGAAGACACCTAACCTGTGTCATCTTGCACCTGCAGGCCATACATATATGGAAGATCTTAATGAAGCAGGTGGTGTGTATGCGGTTATGAACGAGCTTCTTGAAGCGGGACTTCTTAATCCTGACTGCATGACAGTTACAGGTAAGACGATTGGTGAGAATGTCAAGGGGTGTGTCAATAAGAATCCTGAGGTTATCAGACCGATTGACAATCCTTACAGCAAGACAGGCGGACTTGCAGTTCTTAAGGGTAACCTTGCACCGGATGGTGGTGTTGTAAAGCGCTCAGCCGTTGCAGAAGAGATGATGGTCCATGAAGGTCCTGCAAGAGTATTTGACTGCGAAGAAGATGCAATTGCTGCTATTAAGGGCGGCAGGATTGTAGACGGTGATGTTGTGGTAATCAGATATGAAGGCCCTAAGGGCGGTCCTGGTATGAGAGAGATGCTTAATCCGACATCAGCAATTGCGGGAATGGGTCTCGGTTCAACAGTTGCACTTATTACTGACGGACGATTCAGCGGTGCTTCAAGAGGAGCTTCAATAGGTCATGTTTCACCTGAAGCTGCTGTTGGCGGTCCTATTGCGCTCGTAGAGGAAGGTGACATCATCTCAATTAATATTCCTGAGATGAAGCTTGACATAAAGGTTTCGGATGAGGAGATGGCAGCACGCCGTGCTAAGTGGCAGCCAAGACAGCCAAAGGTTACAACGGGATACCTCGCACGTTATGCATCTATGGTTACATCAGGTAACAGAGGAGCAATCCTTGAGGTTCCAAAGGAGGCAAGATAATGAAGTTAAATGGTTCAGAGATTATAATAGAGTGTCTTAAAGAGCAGGGCGTAGACACTGTATTCGGTTATCCGGGAGGAGCTATTCTGAATGTGTATGATGCCCTTTATAAGCATTCTGATGAGATAACACATATCCTTACATCACATGAGCAGGGAGCTTCACATGCTGCGGATGGTTATGCAAGAGCAACAGGCAAAGTCGGTGTATGTTTTGCAACATCAGGTCCGGGGGCAACTAACCTTGTTACAGGTATAGCAACTGCGGCAATGGATTCAATTCCGATAGTTGCAATCACATGTAATGTAACAGTACCGCTTCTTGGCAAGGACAGCTTCCAGGAGGTTGATATCGCCGGAATTACAATGCCTATCACAAAGCACAGCTTTATTGTAAAGGATGTTAATAAGCTTGCAGATACAATAAGGAGAGCATTTACAATTGCCAAAGAAGGAAGACCGGGACCGGTACTCGTTGATATCACAAAGGATGTAACTGCCAATGAGTGCGATTATGTGAAGACAACACCTAAGACAATTGAACGTGTTACTGACACAATCAAAGAAGAAGATATAGTTAAAGCTGTTAATATGATTAAGGAAGCAAAGAAACCTGTTGTGTTTGCAGGAGGCGGTGCAATTGCTTCTGATGCATCGGATGAGCTTAGAAGATTTGTTAACAAGGTAGATGCACCTGTTGTAGATTCACTTATGGGCAAGGGTGCATTCGACGGAACAGATCCAAGATATGCAGGAATGCTTGGAATGCACGGAACTAAGGCAGCTAACTACAGCGTTACGGAATGTGATCTGCTTATAGTTGTTGGTGCAAGATTCTCAGACCGTGTTACAGGTAATACCAGAAAATTTGCGAACAATGCAAAGATTCTTCAGTTTGATGTTGATGCTGCTGAGATTAATAAGAATATCAGGACAGATGCCAGTGTTATAGGAGATGCGCTTGAGATACTTAAGAGAATAAATGCTCTTCTTGACCAGTGCAATCATTCAGAATGGATTCAGCATGTTGAAGAACTCAAAGCGGATTATCCTATGAAGTATAATACAGACCGCCTTAACGGACCACTTATAATGGAGAAGATATTCGAGGTAACAGGCGGAGATGCAATCATATCAACAGATGTAGGACAGCATCAGATGTGGGCTGCACAGCATTATAATTACAAGAAGCCACGTACGCTTCTTACATCGGGCGGACTCGGAACCATGGGATACGGACTTGGAGCGGCTATCGGTGCCAAGGTGGGATGCCGTGATAAGGTCGTTATTAATATTGCAGGTGACGGATGCTTCAGAATGAACATGAACGAGCTTGCGACAGCAGCAAGATATAATATACCGGTTATCGAAGTTATATTTGATAACCATGTCCTTGGTATGGTGCGTCAGTGGCAGGATCTTTTCTATGGTA
This genomic interval carries:
- the ilvB gene encoding biosynthetic-type acetolactate synthase large subunit encodes the protein MMKLNGSEIIIECLKEQGVDTVFGYPGGAILNVYDALYKHSDEITHILTSHEQGASHAADGYARATGKVGVCFATSGPGATNLVTGIATAAMDSIPIVAITCNVTVPLLGKDSFQEVDIAGITMPITKHSFIVKDVNKLADTIRRAFTIAKEGRPGPVLVDITKDVTANECDYVKTTPKTIERVTDTIKEEDIVKAVNMIKEAKKPVVFAGGGAIASDASDELRRFVNKVDAPVVDSLMGKGAFDGTDPRYAGMLGMHGTKAANYSVTECDLLIVVGARFSDRVTGNTRKFANNAKILQFDVDAAEINKNIRTDASVIGDALEILKRINALLDQCNHSEWIQHVEELKADYPMKYNTDRLNGPLIMEKIFEVTGGDAIISTDVGQHQMWAAQHYNYKKPRTLLTSGGLGTMGYGLGAAIGAKVGCRDKVVINIAGDGCFRMNMNELATAARYNIPVIEVIFDNHVLGMVRQWQDLFYGKRYSATVLDDSVDYVKIAEAMGIKAYTITKPEEIVPVFEEAISLNIPVLIECQLNRDDKVFPMVSPGAPISEAFDREDLDKKDNQ
- the ilvD gene encoding dihydroxy-acid dehydratase, coding for MKSDSVRVGTQQAPHRSLFNALGMTEEEMKKPLVGIVSSYNEIVPGHMNIDKIVEAVKLGVAMAGGTPVVFPAIAVCDGIAMGHVGMKYSLVTRDLIADSTECMATAHQFDALVMVPNCDKNVPGLLMAAARVNVPTVFVSGGPMLAGHVKGCKTSLSSMFEAVGAYTAGKINEDDLKEYEEKTCPTCGSCSGMYTANSMNCLTEALGMGLKGNGTIPAVYSERIKLAKHAGMQVMELYRRNIRPRDIMTKEAILNALTVDMALGCSTNSMLHLPAIAHEVGFDFDIAFANPISEKTPNLCHLAPAGHTYMEDLNEAGGVYAVMNELLEAGLLNPDCMTVTGKTIGENVKGCVNKNPEVIRPIDNPYSKTGGLAVLKGNLAPDGGVVKRSAVAEEMMVHEGPARVFDCEEDAIAAIKGGRIVDGDVVVIRYEGPKGGPGMREMLNPTSAIAGMGLGSTVALITDGRFSGASRGASIGHVSPEAAVGGPIALVEEGDIISINIPEMKLDIKVSDEEMAARRAKWQPRQPKVTTGYLARYASMVTSGNRGAILEVPKEAR